In Ancalomicrobiaceae bacterium S20, the following proteins share a genomic window:
- a CDS encoding sodium:proton antiporter, whose translation MLSLFQMLAILLTATAIFAWLNHRLVRLPESIGVLVLGLATSLALVVLRNLFPVAGFDTLLTRSLRQIDFYDTVMHGLLGFLLFASAINVDLRRLRGRLPVVGGLATFGTAISTVVIAVALWWGTDLIGMPIGLAWAFVFGALIAPTDPVAVLAALRTVDVPENLETDLTGETLFNDGIAVVLFAVTVQFAGSGSDPGPDAIVGMLLLEAVGGALLGLATGYLAYRALHAIDDYATEVLISIALVSATYVTADALHMSGPISVVIAGVLIGNRGKDRAMSEVTRRYVFGFWRLVDEILNSVLFMLVGLELAVLPWDTGLALIGLIAVPAVLVGRFLSVSASVLVLSRWKPFAPGPIPVMTWGGVRGGVSVALVLSLGDQAQHGPLLAATYVVVLFSILVQGLTLGQVIRWALPSQDDRAGQRGA comes from the coding sequence ATGCTTTCCCTGTTCCAGATGCTCGCCATCTTGCTGACGGCCACGGCGATCTTCGCCTGGCTCAATCATCGTCTTGTCCGTCTTCCGGAGAGCATCGGGGTGTTGGTGCTCGGCCTCGCCACGTCGCTCGCACTGGTCGTGCTGCGGAACCTGTTTCCCGTGGCCGGTTTCGATACGCTGCTGACGCGGAGTCTTCGGCAGATCGACTTCTACGATACAGTCATGCACGGCCTGCTCGGGTTTCTGCTTTTCGCGAGCGCCATCAACGTCGATCTCAGGCGTCTCCGAGGGCGCCTGCCGGTCGTTGGCGGGCTGGCCACGTTCGGCACGGCAATCTCCACCGTGGTCATCGCCGTTGCGCTCTGGTGGGGAACCGATCTGATCGGCATGCCGATCGGGCTCGCCTGGGCGTTCGTCTTCGGCGCCCTGATCGCGCCGACCGATCCGGTGGCGGTCCTCGCCGCTCTGCGCACCGTTGACGTGCCGGAGAACCTCGAGACCGACCTGACCGGCGAGACGCTCTTCAACGACGGCATCGCCGTCGTGCTCTTCGCGGTGACCGTTCAGTTCGCCGGTAGCGGCAGCGATCCAGGCCCGGACGCGATCGTCGGCATGCTGCTGCTCGAGGCGGTCGGCGGCGCCCTGCTCGGACTCGCCACCGGATATCTCGCCTATCGCGCGCTGCACGCGATCGACGATTACGCGACCGAGGTGCTGATCTCGATCGCGCTCGTCAGCGCCACCTACGTCACCGCGGATGCCCTGCATATGAGCGGCCCGATATCGGTGGTGATCGCCGGCGTGCTCATCGGCAACCGCGGCAAGGACCGGGCGATGAGCGAGGTCACGCGGCGCTACGTGTTCGGCTTCTGGCGCCTGGTCGACGAGATCCTCAACTCCGTCCTCTTCATGCTCGTCGGACTCGAATTGGCGGTCCTGCCGTGGGACACCGGTCTCGCATTGATCGGGTTGATCGCCGTACCGGCGGTTCTCGTCGGCCGCTTCCTGTCGGTCTCGGCCTCTGTGCTGGTCCTGTCGCGTTGGAAACCGTTCGCGCCAGGGCCGATCCCGGTCATGACCTGGGGCGGCGTGCGCGGCGGGGTTTCGGTCGCCTTGGTACTCTCGCTTGGCGACCAGGCTCAACACGGTCCGCTATTGGCCGCGACCTATGTCGTCGTTCTTTTCAGCATCCTTGTGCAAGGGCTGACGCTCGGCCAGGTCATCCGATGGGCACTACCGAGCCAGGACGACCGAGCCGGGCAGAGAGGGGCATAA
- a CDS encoding TetR/AcrR family transcriptional regulator: MSEPCPKPRPRDRIIETAATLFREHGIRGVGVDTIAEAAGSNKMTLYRHFGSKDELVAECLRLQAEQAAEKWVRLEREHPDDPLGQLHGWIALIANCLETEVRGCDLANAAVELHEQGHPAWAVIGAFKAEQLKKLADICRAAGARDPDLLADTLYLLVEGARISRQINGADGPSAVFVRAAQAAVAAAIGRSA, from the coding sequence ATGTCGGAGCCCTGCCCCAAGCCGCGCCCCCGCGACCGGATTATCGAGACGGCGGCGACGCTTTTTCGCGAACACGGCATTCGCGGCGTCGGCGTCGACACGATCGCGGAGGCCGCGGGCTCCAACAAGATGACGCTGTACCGGCATTTCGGATCGAAGGACGAACTGGTCGCCGAGTGCCTGAGGCTACAGGCGGAACAAGCCGCGGAGAAATGGGTCAGGCTCGAACGCGAGCATCCCGACGATCCGCTCGGACAGTTGCACGGCTGGATCGCGCTGATCGCCAACTGTCTGGAGACCGAGGTCCGCGGTTGCGATCTCGCCAATGCGGCCGTCGAACTGCACGAACAGGGGCATCCGGCCTGGGCCGTGATCGGCGCGTTCAAGGCCGAACAATTGAAGAAACTGGCCGACATCTGTCGGGCCGCCGGTGCCCGTGATCCGGATCTGCTGGCCGATACGCTCTATCTCCTCGTCGAAGGCGCCCGCATCAGCCGGCAGATCAACGGGGCGGACGGACCGAGCGCCGTGTTCGTGCGTGCGGCGCAAGCCGCCGTCGCCGCCGCGATCGGCCGGAGCGCCTGA
- a CDS encoding aldo/keto reductase, with amino-acid sequence MSTPSTSRRTRLAPDLEISRIVTGLWQVADMERGGALLDPETASSSMLDYARAGFDTFDMADHYGSAEIITGRMLERVRSGETAGANRPVAFTKWCPIPGPMPLAVVREGVKRSLDRMKLDRIDIMQFHWWSFEHLAWLDALKGLAELREEGLIGHIGLTNFDTAHLAVAVGHGIPILTNQVCFSLLDRRAGQEMSRFCLDNGVRLLAYGTLAGGLMSEKWLGASEPGAGDIADWSKMKYRRFVEAVGGWRALQAILTALKAIADKHAVSLPNVATRWVLEHEAVAATIIGARLGEREHRADNEKLFAFALDAGDHALIAEALEKTTMLPGDCGDEYRKPPFLTASGDLSHHLETMPKYYAAEPVPGKPGRLRVSSGSIWEPLCGFSRAVRIGDRIHVSGTTATNGAGEMVAPRDATAQTVFILDKIAASLAALGADLSDVFRTRIYLADADDWEAVSRIHGRYFGDWRPANTLIEIGRLVGDYKVEIEAEAIVGEG; translated from the coding sequence ATGTCCACACCTTCGACGTCTCGGCGTACCCGGCTGGCCCCCGATCTGGAGATCAGCCGGATCGTGACCGGCCTTTGGCAGGTGGCGGACATGGAGCGCGGCGGCGCGCTGCTCGATCCGGAGACGGCGTCTTCGTCGATGCTCGACTACGCCCGCGCCGGGTTCGATACGTTCGACATGGCCGATCACTACGGCAGCGCCGAAATCATCACCGGTCGCATGCTGGAGCGTGTCCGCTCCGGCGAGACGGCGGGCGCGAACAGGCCGGTCGCCTTCACCAAATGGTGCCCGATCCCGGGGCCGATGCCGCTCGCCGTCGTGCGCGAGGGCGTGAAGCGCAGCCTCGACCGCATGAAGCTCGACCGGATCGACATCATGCAGTTCCACTGGTGGAGTTTCGAGCATCTCGCCTGGCTCGACGCGCTCAAGGGGCTCGCCGAGCTGCGCGAGGAGGGCCTGATCGGCCACATCGGCCTGACGAATTTCGATACGGCCCATCTCGCCGTCGCGGTCGGGCACGGCATCCCGATCCTGACCAATCAGGTCTGCTTCTCGCTGCTCGACCGGCGCGCCGGACAGGAGATGAGCCGGTTCTGCCTCGACAACGGTGTCAGGCTTCTCGCCTACGGCACGCTCGCGGGCGGGCTCATGTCGGAGAAATGGCTCGGGGCATCGGAGCCGGGCGCCGGCGACATCGCCGATTGGTCGAAGATGAAATATCGCCGCTTCGTCGAAGCGGTCGGCGGCTGGCGCGCGCTGCAGGCGATCCTCACGGCGCTGAAGGCGATCGCCGACAAGCACGCGGTGTCGCTGCCCAACGTCGCGACGCGCTGGGTTCTCGAACACGAGGCGGTGGCCGCGACGATCATCGGCGCGCGACTGGGCGAGCGCGAACACCGCGCCGACAATGAAAAACTGTTCGCCTTCGCGCTCGATGCCGGGGACCACGCGCTGATCGCCGAAGCGCTCGAGAAGACGACCATGCTCCCGGGGGATTGCGGCGACGAATACCGCAAGCCGCCGTTCCTGACCGCCTCCGGCGACCTCAGCCATCACCTCGAGACCATGCCGAAGTACTACGCGGCCGAGCCGGTTCCCGGTAAGCCCGGCCGCCTGCGCGTGTCGTCGGGCAGCATCTGGGAGCCGCTCTGCGGCTTCTCGCGCGCGGTCAGGATCGGCGACCGCATCCACGTCAGCGGCACCACGGCGACCAACGGCGCGGGCGAGATGGTCGCGCCACGGGACGCGACCGCGCAGACCGTGTTCATCCTCGACAAGATCGCCGCGAGCCTCGCCGCGCTCGGCGCGGACCTCTCCGACGTGTTCCGCACCCGGATCTATCTCGCCGACGCCGACGACTGGGAGGCGGTCAGCCGCATCCACGGCCGCTACTTCGGCGACTGGCGCCCGGCGAACACGCTGATCGAAATCGGTCGGCTGGTCGGCGACTATAAGGTCGAGATCGAGGCGGAAGCGATCGTCGGCGAGGGGTGA
- a CDS encoding efflux RND transporter periplasmic adaptor subunit, protein MKPSRFVLLVVAVAIGGAVVYTNHEKIGVFATTQYASLVAQYAALTKPAAPPAPPAFVMPVPVVSVTKQTLPVTLDYSARVEATDKVTLQAKVSGYLVEQHVPDGADVKQGDLLYRIDSRDYDVALEQATAQLARDTASLDYLKASLDRGADLAKGGFVSKDTFDQRASAAKQAESLLAIDRAAIRAAELNRANTEIRAPFAGRLGRSLASVGTLVGSGGTALNSLVRIDPVYVTFNPSETDLAKILKARGQGEVTAEAFVPGDEAHPKRGTLTFIDNAIDQSTGTIAVRVTIANPDVALLPGQYVRLRLHIGTEPDALMLPQVAIGSNQFGKYVYVIGEGDKVEMRPVTVGRSNGSLVSIVSGLKETDQIITGNLQKIGPGLPVKPMPQKVATAEQSNRN, encoded by the coding sequence ATGAAACCCTCTCGCTTTGTGCTCCTGGTGGTCGCCGTCGCGATCGGCGGTGCCGTCGTCTACACCAACCATGAAAAGATCGGCGTCTTCGCGACGACGCAGTACGCGTCCCTCGTCGCGCAGTATGCGGCGCTGACGAAGCCAGCGGCGCCGCCGGCGCCCCCGGCCTTCGTCATGCCCGTGCCGGTCGTCTCCGTCACCAAGCAGACCCTGCCGGTGACGCTCGACTATTCGGCCCGCGTCGAGGCGACCGACAAGGTCACCCTGCAGGCGAAGGTCTCCGGCTACCTCGTCGAGCAGCACGTTCCCGACGGAGCCGACGTGAAGCAGGGCGATCTGCTCTACCGGATCGACTCACGGGATTACGACGTCGCGCTCGAGCAGGCGACGGCGCAGCTCGCGCGCGATACCGCCTCGCTGGACTACCTGAAGGCCAGCCTCGATCGCGGCGCCGATCTGGCCAAGGGCGGCTTCGTGTCGAAGGACACCTTCGACCAGCGGGCGAGCGCGGCGAAGCAGGCGGAATCGCTGCTCGCGATCGATCGGGCCGCCATCCGCGCGGCGGAACTCAATCGCGCCAACACCGAGATCCGGGCCCCCTTCGCCGGCCGCCTCGGCCGCAGTCTGGCGTCCGTCGGCACGCTCGTCGGCAGCGGCGGAACCGCGCTGAACTCGCTGGTCAGGATCGACCCCGTCTATGTCACGTTCAATCCGAGCGAGACCGATCTGGCGAAGATCCTGAAGGCGCGGGGGCAGGGCGAGGTGACGGCGGAGGCGTTCGTTCCCGGCGACGAGGCCCACCCGAAGCGGGGGACGCTGACCTTCATCGACAATGCCATCGACCAGTCCACCGGGACGATCGCCGTGCGCGTGACGATCGCCAATCCGGACGTGGCGCTGCTGCCGGGCCAGTATGTCCGCCTGCGTCTCCACATCGGCACCGAGCCGGACGCGTTGATGCTGCCGCAGGTGGCGATCGGGTCGAACCAGTTCGGCAAGTACGTCTATGTGATCGGCGAGGGCGACAAGGTGGAGATGCGCCCGGTCACCGTCGGCCGAAGCAACGGCAGCCTCGTCTCCATCGTGTCCGGCCTCAAGGAGACCGACCAGATCATAACCGGCAACCTGCAGAAGATCGGCCCCGGCCTACCGGTCAAGCCGATGCCGCAGAAGGTCGCGACGGCCGAGCAATCGAACCGGAATTAG
- a CDS encoding multidrug efflux RND transporter permease subunit codes for MVGFFTERPIFASAIAIIMVLAGTICYFLLPVAQFPDITPPQVVVSARYPGASAQVVADTVTTPLEQAINGVEGMMYLSSSSSNDGSATITVTFNVGYPLSTAAVDVQNRVSQASSSLPAIVNQAGVTLRKQNPNFVLIVDLTSPDGSIDPVTMSNYAYLQIVDPLKRLPGVGDVQIFGERRYSMRIWLDPDKLASLSLTALDVQQAIAEQNVQVAAGKIGQSPAPDGTAFEAQVNAAGRLSTPEQFGEIVVRVDAANGSAIRLRDVARIELGALQYSSSAHFGGRPSVVLGVFQMPGSNALDLQARVQSKMEELSQRFPKGLAYGIHYDTTRFVSAAMEDVVVTLFEALILVVIVVFVFLQSWRTTIIPMIAIPVSLIATLVVMLALGFSLNMLSLLGMVLAIGLVVDDAIVVVENVERQLEAGLPPMEAAKVAMREVTGPIIATTAVLMAVFVPVAFIPGVAGRLYNQFALTIAISVGISAFNSLTLSPALSAAFLTHRGPTTFPPFRWFNAGFDWASHAYARSVRGFVRFRWLLLACFVALIGGTYFAWQRLPSTFLPVEDQGYFFVVVQLPDGASLERTDAVVRQVHDVLMAEPGVETVGSIGGFNFLTSAAQSNAAVEFAILKPWAERGANLKASAIVNSVRPKLLGIPDAFVLSFDPPSIPGLSATGGFEFQVEDLGGRGPEALNEVTQAVIAEARKQPEINGRQVFSSFSTSTPQYVYDLDRNKAKLLGLNLQDVFNTLQIYLGSLYVNDFNAFGHTFRVTLQAEQEARATAADLSRLAVRSPTGKMVPLDTLGTLKATVGPETVPHYNNNASALINGAAAPGFSSGQAVAAMQRVADAVLPKDFGYEWTGITFQELKAGSIASIVFGLAIVFVFLILAAQYESWSMPFMVLLAVPLALFGAFVTLGWRDMQIDVYSQIGFVMLIGLAAKNAILIVEFARKRREEGLEIVEAAMEAARLRLRPILMTAFAFILGVVPLMLATGAGAASRQSIGTTVFGGMLAATFLTLVFVPVFYAVIETWRERRGEQAVVPAHVSPVPHHHAAPDPVPQPHGRPHDHHLPHARPQPRPAAANDTAPVEEPAAAE; via the coding sequence GTGGTAGGATTCTTCACCGAACGGCCGATCTTCGCGTCGGCCATCGCCATCATCATGGTTCTGGCCGGGACGATCTGCTACTTCCTGTTGCCGGTCGCCCAGTTTCCCGACATCACGCCGCCGCAGGTCGTCGTCAGCGCCCGCTATCCGGGTGCGAGCGCCCAGGTGGTCGCCGACACCGTGACGACGCCGCTCGAACAGGCGATCAACGGTGTCGAGGGCATGATGTATCTGTCGTCGTCCTCGTCGAACGACGGCTCGGCCACGATCACGGTCACCTTCAACGTCGGCTATCCCCTGTCGACCGCCGCGGTCGACGTGCAGAACCGTGTCTCGCAGGCATCCTCCTCGCTGCCGGCGATCGTAAATCAGGCCGGCGTGACGCTGCGCAAGCAGAACCCCAACTTCGTCCTCATCGTCGACCTGACCTCGCCCGACGGGTCGATCGACCCGGTCACGATGTCGAACTACGCCTATCTGCAGATCGTGGACCCGCTCAAGCGGCTGCCGGGCGTCGGCGACGTGCAGATCTTCGGCGAGCGGCGCTATTCCATGCGCATCTGGCTCGACCCCGACAAGCTCGCGAGCCTGAGCCTTACCGCGCTCGACGTGCAGCAGGCGATCGCCGAGCAGAACGTCCAGGTCGCCGCGGGCAAGATCGGGCAATCGCCGGCGCCTGATGGCACGGCGTTCGAAGCGCAGGTCAACGCCGCCGGTCGCCTGTCGACGCCCGAGCAGTTCGGCGAAATCGTCGTGCGCGTCGATGCGGCGAACGGATCGGCGATCCGGCTGAGGGACGTCGCCCGTATCGAATTGGGCGCGCTGCAATATTCGTCCTCGGCCCATTTCGGCGGGCGCCCGTCCGTCGTGCTGGGCGTGTTCCAGATGCCGGGCTCCAACGCCCTCGATCTTCAGGCCCGCGTCCAGAGCAAGATGGAGGAACTGTCCCAGCGCTTCCCCAAGGGCCTGGCCTACGGGATCCACTACGACACCACGCGGTTCGTCTCGGCGGCCATGGAGGACGTGGTGGTGACACTGTTCGAGGCTCTGATCCTCGTCGTCATCGTCGTCTTCGTCTTCCTGCAAAGCTGGCGCACCACGATCATTCCGATGATCGCGATCCCGGTGTCGCTGATCGCCACCCTCGTGGTCATGCTTGCGCTCGGATTCTCGCTCAACATGCTGAGTCTCCTCGGCATGGTGCTGGCGATCGGTCTCGTCGTCGACGACGCGATCGTCGTCGTCGAGAACGTCGAGCGGCAGCTCGAAGCGGGCCTGCCGCCCATGGAGGCGGCCAAGGTCGCCATGCGCGAGGTGACGGGCCCGATCATCGCCACGACGGCGGTGCTGATGGCGGTGTTCGTGCCGGTCGCCTTCATTCCGGGCGTCGCCGGGCGGCTCTACAATCAGTTCGCCCTGACCATCGCCATTTCCGTCGGCATCTCGGCCTTCAACTCGCTGACCTTGAGCCCAGCCTTGAGCGCGGCGTTCCTGACCCATCGCGGCCCCACGACGTTCCCGCCGTTCCGCTGGTTCAACGCCGGGTTCGATTGGGCCTCGCACGCCTACGCGCGTTCGGTGCGCGGCTTCGTCCGTTTCCGCTGGCTGCTGCTCGCCTGTTTCGTCGCGCTGATCGGCGGCACCTACTTCGCCTGGCAGCGGCTGCCGTCCACCTTCCTGCCGGTCGAGGACCAGGGCTACTTCTTCGTGGTCGTGCAGCTGCCCGACGGCGCTTCGCTGGAACGGACCGACGCGGTCGTCCGTCAGGTCCACGACGTGCTCATGGCGGAGCCCGGCGTCGAGACGGTCGGCTCGATCGGCGGCTTCAACTTCCTGACGAGCGCGGCGCAGTCCAACGCGGCGGTCGAGTTCGCGATCCTGAAACCGTGGGCGGAGCGCGGCGCCAACCTGAAGGCGTCGGCGATCGTCAACTCCGTCAGGCCGAAGCTCCTCGGCATCCCCGACGCCTTCGTGCTGTCCTTCGATCCGCCGTCGATCCCAGGCCTCAGCGCCACCGGCGGCTTCGAGTTCCAGGTCGAGGATCTCGGCGGACGCGGTCCGGAAGCCCTGAACGAGGTGACGCAGGCCGTGATCGCCGAGGCGCGCAAACAGCCGGAGATCAACGGCCGACAGGTCTTCTCCTCGTTCTCGACCTCGACGCCGCAGTACGTCTACGACCTCGATCGCAACAAGGCGAAGCTCTTGGGCCTCAATCTGCAGGACGTCTTCAACACCCTGCAGATCTATCTCGGCTCGCTCTATGTCAACGACTTCAACGCCTTCGGCCATACCTTCCGGGTGACGCTGCAGGCGGAGCAGGAGGCCCGCGCCACGGCCGCCGATCTGTCGCGACTGGCGGTCCGCAGCCCCACGGGGAAGATGGTGCCGCTCGACACGCTCGGCACGCTGAAGGCGACCGTCGGGCCGGAGACCGTGCCGCACTACAACAACAACGCCTCCGCCCTGATCAATGGTGCGGCCGCGCCGGGGTTCTCGTCCGGCCAGGCCGTGGCGGCGATGCAGCGGGTCGCGGACGCCGTGCTGCCGAAGGACTTCGGCTATGAGTGGACGGGCATCACCTTCCAGGAACTGAAGGCCGGATCGATCGCCTCCATCGTCTTCGGGCTGGCGATCGTGTTCGTCTTCCTGATCCTGGCGGCGCAGTACGAGAGCTGGTCGATGCCGTTCATGGTCCTGCTGGCCGTGCCGCTGGCGCTGTTCGGCGCCTTCGTCACGCTCGGCTGGCGCGACATGCAGATCGACGTCTATTCGCAGATCGGCTTCGTCATGCTGATCGGCCTCGCCGCCAAGAACGCCATCCTGATCGTCGAGTTCGCCCGCAAACGGCGCGAGGAGGGGCTCGAGATCGTCGAGGCCGCGATGGAGGCGGCACGGCTCAGGCTGCGCCCGATCCTGATGACGGCCTTCGCCTTCATTCTCGGCGTCGTGCCGTTGATGCTGGCGACCGGGGCGGGGGCGGCGAGCCGCCAGTCGATCGGCACGACGGTGTTCGGCGGCATGCTCGCAGCCACCTTCCTGACGCTCGTCTTCGTTCCGGTCTTCTACGCCGTGATCGAGACCTGGCGCGAACGGCGGGGGGAACAGGCCGTCGTGCCCGCGCACGTTAGCCCGGTCCCGCACCATCATGCCGCCCCCGATCCCGTACCGCAGCCGCACGGCCGGCCGCACGACCATCATCTTCCTCACGCTCGCCCGCAGCCGCGTCCGGCAGCGGCGAACGACACGGCGCCGGTCGAAGAGCCGGCCGCAGCGGAATGA
- a CDS encoding ABC transporter substrate-binding protein gives MKRNALLATSALALTLLAPAARAADCTITIGLVMELTGPAGEYGQAGAKSVDMALRDINDAGGAQGCKLVSETKDSQSSGTVAVDAANQLVQLKKVPVVIGGIISSVSIPILTSVTGPAKIVQVSPASSSPTLTKLGREGKTGGMFFRTITSDALQGVAAAQYAIDQGFKKIAIVHVNNDFGVNLANEFTTAYKALGGTIASTTPYNEKQSSYAAEVTAALGSKPDGLYLISTPVDGATIARTWISQGGTPKMLLNDGMNSPDFIASVGAKYLNEAYGTSSGTAPSASTEYFNANYKAFSGGIDPSNPAADRAYDAGAIVGLAIAAAKTQDPAAIRDAIFKVTDPKGEVVHAGKAEFTKALALLKDGKSIRYEGVIGPISFDQYGDITGPFRLWKITDGKVVTTGEVSTAQVDALKAKIK, from the coding sequence ATGAAACGCAATGCACTCCTGGCGACTTCGGCGCTCGCACTGACGCTTCTCGCTCCGGCGGCCCGCGCCGCCGATTGCACGATCACCATCGGTCTCGTGATGGAGTTGACCGGCCCGGCCGGCGAATATGGTCAGGCCGGCGCCAAGTCCGTCGACATGGCGCTGCGCGACATCAACGACGCCGGCGGCGCGCAGGGCTGCAAGCTCGTCTCGGAGACGAAGGACTCGCAGTCGTCCGGCACGGTCGCGGTCGACGCCGCCAACCAGCTCGTTCAGCTGAAGAAGGTGCCGGTCGTCATCGGCGGCATCATCTCGTCGGTCTCGATCCCGATCCTGACCTCGGTCACCGGCCCCGCGAAGATCGTGCAGGTCTCGCCCGCCTCGTCCTCGCCGACGCTGACCAAGCTCGGCCGAGAGGGCAAGACCGGCGGCATGTTCTTCCGCACCATCACCTCCGACGCGCTGCAGGGCGTGGCGGCGGCGCAGTACGCCATCGACCAGGGCTTCAAGAAGATCGCCATCGTCCACGTCAACAACGACTTCGGCGTCAATCTCGCGAACGAGTTCACGACCGCCTACAAGGCGCTCGGCGGCACGATCGCGAGCACGACGCCCTACAACGAGAAGCAGTCGAGCTATGCGGCGGAAGTCACCGCGGCGCTCGGCTCGAAGCCGGACGGGCTCTATCTGATCTCGACGCCGGTCGACGGCGCGACGATCGCCCGCACCTGGATCAGCCAGGGCGGCACGCCGAAGATGCTGCTGAACGACGGCATGAACTCGCCAGACTTCATCGCCTCGGTCGGCGCGAAGTATCTGAACGAGGCCTACGGCACGTCGTCGGGCACGGCGCCCTCGGCCTCGACCGAGTATTTCAACGCCAACTACAAGGCCTTCTCCGGCGGCATCGATCCGTCGAACCCGGCCGCCGACCGCGCCTACGACGCGGGCGCGATCGTCGGTCTCGCGATCGCCGCGGCCAAGACCCAGGACCCCGCCGCGATCCGCGACGCGATCTTCAAGGTGACCGACCCGAAGGGCGAGGTCGTCCACGCCGGCAAGGCCGAGTTCACCAAGGCGCTCGCGCTGCTGAAGGACGGCAAGTCGATCCGCTACGAGGGCGTCATCGGGCCGATCTCGTTCGATCAGTACGGCGACATCACCGGTCCGTTCCGCCTCTGGAAGATCACCGACGGCAAGGTGGTCACGACCGGCGAAGTGTCGACGGCGCAAGTCGACGCCCTGAAGGCCAAGATCAAGTGA